In the genome of Candidatus Krumholzibacteriia bacterium, the window CGGGGCCACGGTCGTCGAACGGGTCGACCGTCGCGCGGTGGTCCGGCTGGACGTCGACGCGCCGCGCGCGGCGCCGGAGTGGATCGCCATCCCCGGCGGTGGACGCGGCGCGCGGGTCCACACCGGCGATCCGCACCTGGTGGTCGAGGTCGACCTCCCCACGATCGAGGGGGACTTCGAGGCGGCGGCGCGCACGCTGCGCCACTGGGAGGGACTCGGACCGGAGGGAGCGAACGTGCACTTCGTCCATCGCGGCGCCGACACGTGGACCATCCGGAGTTTCGAACGTGGGGTGGAGGCCGAGACCCTGGCCTGCGGCAGCGGGTGCATCAGCGCCGCGGCCGCGCTCGCCGAGAGTCCGGTCGATCTCCGGACGCGGGGAGGTGCGGTGCTCCGCGTGGATCCGTGCGATGACCGCTGGGCCCTGACCGGCCCCGCCGAGCGCGTGTTCGTCACGGAGTGGCGTCCGTGAAGCGGCTCGTGTGCATCCTGGCCGCC includes:
- the dapF gene encoding diaminopimelate epimerase; the encoded protein is MTRPTELVVAKMHGAANDFCVVAAAPPASPDDATLVRALADRRRGIGGDGVLFVQPEGTDAVRMHFYNRDGGRAGLCLNGSRCVALYSVLEGWTADALSIRTEHQAVGATVVERVDRRAVVRLDVDAPRAAPEWIAIPGGGRGARVHTGDPHLVVEVDLPTIEGDFEAAARTLRHWEGLGPEGANVHFVHRGADTWTIRSFERGVEAETLACGSGCISAAAALAESPVDLRTRGGAVLRVDPCDDRWALTGPAERVFVTEWRP